The following coding sequences are from one Paracoccus alcaliphilus window:
- a CDS encoding helix-turn-helix domain-containing protein, whose product MTTLKVGIADYEEMKARTMRIARGEEKPAPSDPKVWFTSTESFAKVLSAGNRELLRIIAEKAPASLEELAEITGRAGSNLSRTLKTMENYGLVRLEPGHGRKLAPKVVHDRVELALPLIDHPKMKKAMGGRP is encoded by the coding sequence ATGACCACATTGAAAGTCGGGATTGCCGACTATGAAGAAATGAAGGCCCGCACCATGCGGATCGCGCGCGGCGAGGAAAAACCTGCGCCCAGCGATCCGAAGGTGTGGTTCACCTCGACCGAATCCTTTGCCAAGGTGCTGTCGGCCGGCAACCGCGAACTGCTGCGCATCATCGCCGAGAAAGCCCCGGCATCGCTGGAGGAACTGGCGGAAATCACCGGCCGGGCCGGCTCCAATCTGTCACGCACCCTGAAAACCATGGAGAACTACGGTCTTGTGCGACTCGAACCGGGGCATGGGCGTAAGCTCGCGCCCAAGGTGGTGCATGACCGCGTGGAGCTGGCGTTGCCCCTGATCGACCACCCCAAGATGAAGAAAGCTATGGGAGGCCGACCATGA
- a CDS encoding toxin-antitoxin system TumE family protein — MSVDRDPSLDTLLDLDGQMLFVDPEGGHWVKFVVTRVPASPEKPHGLDYSLTLHEPSGERLVGFDNAHPVGRGRRGAPMDHRHRFQTVKPYAYEDAATLLADFWQAVDAVLKERGAL, encoded by the coding sequence GTGAGCGTGGATCGTGATCCAAGCCTCGACACGCTTCTGGACCTCGACGGACAGATGCTCTTTGTCGATCCCGAGGGCGGCCATTGGGTGAAGTTCGTCGTCACCCGCGTTCCGGCCTCGCCGGAAAAGCCGCACGGCCTCGATTATTCGCTCACGCTTCACGAGCCTTCGGGCGAACGGCTGGTCGGCTTCGACAATGCCCATCCGGTCGGCCGAGGCAGGCGCGGCGCGCCGATGGACCATCGGCACCGCTTTCAGACCGTGAAGCCTTACGCCTACGAGGATGCGGCCACGCTGCTGGCCGACTTCTGGCAGGCCGTGGACGCGGTATTGAAGGAACGAGGTGCCCTATGA
- a CDS encoding DUF2274 domain-containing protein, with the protein MTKLKLGPLPDDKPVKITVELPAPLHRDLVAYAEVLARESGQPAADPVRLIVPMLERFIATDRGFAKARRAAN; encoded by the coding sequence ATGACCAAGCTGAAACTCGGCCCGCTGCCCGACGACAAGCCCGTGAAGATCACCGTGGAGCTGCCTGCGCCACTTCACCGCGATCTGGTCGCCTATGCCGAGGTGCTGGCCCGCGAGAGCGGCCAGCCCGCCGCCGATCCCGTCAGGCTCATCGTGCCGATGCTGGAGCGGTTCATCGCAACGGATCGCGGCTTCGCCAAGGCACGGCGAGCCGCCAACTGA
- a CDS encoding TrbI/VirB10 family protein, producing MTDNTITETAAPMRLRAEPPRVTRLSRKMLAGVGAVALLGIGGALIYALQTRDGGPDGGELYSTENRPTADGLAGLPSDYSGPVLGPALPGDLGRPILDAQNRGQPVAPPTMATPAVDPAEERRRAEEEAARLSNVFFQSGPRTGSPAGTAMPSLAGLGLGGQPATQDRHAAFLNGPVDRQTVAPDRVAPPASPYILQAGAVIPAALITGIRSDLPGQITAQVTENVYDSPTGSLLLIPQGTRIIGQYDDGVTFGQRRVLLVWNRLILPGGRSIVLERLPGADASGYAGLEDGVDYHWWDLMKAAGLSTLLAVGTELATSDEDRLIRAIRDGAQDTVNQAGQQIVQRQLQVAPTLTIRPGFPVRIIVTRDLVFEPAGG from the coding sequence ATGACCGACAACACCATCACCGAAACCGCAGCCCCCATGCGGCTGCGCGCCGAGCCGCCGCGCGTCACCCGCCTGTCCCGCAAGATGCTGGCGGGCGTCGGCGCGGTTGCGTTGCTCGGCATCGGCGGCGCACTCATCTATGCGCTCCAGACCCGCGACGGAGGGCCGGACGGCGGCGAACTCTACTCGACCGAGAACCGGCCCACGGCGGACGGCCTCGCCGGTCTGCCAAGCGACTATAGCGGGCCGGTGCTCGGCCCCGCGCTGCCCGGAGATTTGGGCCGTCCGATCCTCGACGCGCAGAACCGAGGGCAGCCCGTCGCACCGCCTACGATGGCGACGCCCGCCGTCGATCCCGCCGAGGAACGCCGCCGCGCCGAGGAAGAAGCCGCGCGCTTAAGCAATGTGTTCTTCCAGTCCGGCCCGCGCACGGGATCGCCGGCAGGGACGGCCATGCCCAGCCTTGCCGGTCTTGGCCTCGGCGGACAGCCCGCGACGCAGGACCGGCACGCGGCTTTCCTCAATGGACCCGTGGACCGGCAGACTGTCGCGCCGGATCGTGTCGCGCCGCCGGCATCGCCCTACATCCTTCAGGCCGGGGCCGTGATTCCGGCCGCGCTCATCACCGGCATCCGTTCGGACCTGCCGGGCCAGATCACGGCTCAAGTGACCGAGAACGTCTATGACAGCCCGACCGGGTCGCTGCTGCTGATCCCGCAGGGAACGCGCATCATCGGCCAATACGATGACGGCGTGACCTTCGGCCAGCGAAGGGTGCTCTTGGTGTGGAACCGCCTGATCCTGCCGGGCGGCCGTTCCATCGTCCTTGAGCGTCTGCCGGGTGCGGACGCTTCCGGTTACGCCGGGCTTGAGGATGGCGTGGATTACCACTGGTGGGATCTGATGAAGGCCGCAGGGCTGTCCACGCTGCTCGCAGTCGGCACGGAACTGGCGACCAGCGACGAGGACCGGCTTATCCGGGCCATCCGCGACGGGGCGCAGGATACCGTCAATCAGGCGGGGCAGCAGATCGTCCAGCGCCAGTTGCAGGTCGCACCGACGCTGACCATCCGGCCCGGCTTCCCGGTCAGGATCATCGTCACCCGCGACCTTGTATTCGAACCGGCAGGAGGTTGA
- the trbG gene encoding P-type conjugative transfer protein TrbG, with protein MPQFSYDASVPPLPTVQAAAVDNTPRPLHVPPAWTVARGGTAAGTPTGRVENANAAARVEPRREGYYNAIQIYPWSEGALYQVYAAVGQITTIALEPGESLTGAGPIAAGDTARWIIGDTESGSGANRRVHILVKPTRPDIATNLVVTTDRRTYMIELRARESLYMPAVAWAYPATPGQRRTVPTAPIIPAEAARNYRYALQVQGDSPPWRPVSVFDDGRRVYVVFPAGIVQGEMPPIFVLGANGEPQIVNSRVHQNVLIVDRLFGAAELRLGSGSRQQVVRIVRTNPTQAADAQPASATGGSPS; from the coding sequence ATGCCGCAATTCAGCTATGACGCCAGCGTTCCGCCGCTGCCGACCGTGCAGGCGGCAGCAGTCGACAACACGCCCCGGCCGCTGCATGTGCCCCCGGCATGGACCGTGGCGCGGGGCGGTACGGCTGCCGGCACGCCGACCGGCCGCGTCGAGAACGCCAATGCAGCCGCCCGCGTCGAGCCGCGCCGCGAAGGCTACTACAACGCCATCCAGATATATCCGTGGTCGGAAGGCGCGCTCTATCAGGTCTATGCCGCAGTCGGGCAGATCACGACGATCGCGCTGGAGCCGGGCGAGAGCCTGACCGGCGCGGGGCCAATCGCGGCGGGCGACACCGCCCGCTGGATCATCGGCGACACGGAATCCGGTTCGGGCGCGAACCGCCGCGTCCATATCCTCGTGAAGCCGACGCGACCCGACATCGCCACCAACCTTGTCGTCACCACCGACCGGCGCACCTACATGATCGAGCTGCGCGCCCGGGAATCGCTCTACATGCCCGCCGTCGCCTGGGCCTATCCCGCGACGCCCGGCCAGCGCCGCACCGTTCCGACAGCCCCGATCATCCCCGCCGAGGCGGCGCGGAACTATCGCTACGCCTTGCAGGTGCAGGGCGATAGCCCGCCATGGCGGCCCGTCTCCGTCTTCGACGATGGCCGCCGCGTCTATGTCGTCTTCCCGGCCGGGATCGTGCAGGGCGAGATGCCGCCCATCTTCGTGCTTGGCGCGAACGGCGAGCCGCAGATCGTCAACAGCCGAGTCCACCAGAACGTCCTGATCGTGGACCGCCTGTTCGGCGCGGCCGAGCTGCGCCTTGGCTCTGGCAGCCGCCAGCAGGTCGTCAGGATCGTCCGCACCAACCCGACGCAGGCCGCCGACGCGCAGCCCGCCAGCGCGACCGGAGGCTCCCCGTCATGA
- a CDS encoding nuclear transport factor 2 family protein — MDTVPTIVARYIDAYNTMNVQAMLDCLSGDVRFINRSNGEVTNETHGIEAFRALAEQGVELFAEREQTILDCIAIEDRAAVRIGYRAKVKADLPNGWKAGQKIEIAGTSFFMISKGKISEVIDAS; from the coding sequence ATGGATACTGTCCCGACGATTGTTGCCCGGTATATCGACGCCTACAACACGATGAATGTTCAGGCGATGCTCGACTGCCTGTCGGGCGACGTTCGGTTTATCAACAGATCGAACGGAGAAGTGACGAACGAGACGCATGGGATTGAGGCATTTCGCGCGTTGGCGGAACAGGGTGTTGAATTGTTTGCGGAAAGAGAACAGACAATTCTCGACTGCATCGCCATTGAGGACCGTGCAGCGGTGCGCATCGGCTATCGCGCCAAGGTCAAGGCCGACCTGCCCAACGGCTGGAAGGCTGGGCAGAAGATCGAGATAGCGGGCACCTCGTTCTTCATGATCTCCAAGGGAAAGATCAGCGAGGTGATTGATGCAAGCTGA
- the trbF gene encoding conjugal transfer protein TrbF — protein MSIFKRPATHYGKTPEPETPYQRAAQVWDERIGSARVQARNWRLMAFGSLILSAGFASALVWQSARGTVVPWVVQVDNLGQAQTVAPANADYRPTDPQIAFHLGRFIEQVRAIPADAIIVRQNWLRAYEWTTDRGAAALNDYARANDPFTKVGRQQVAVEVSSVIRASPNSFRVAWTERHFENGQLSTTERWTAILTIVIQPPRDAERLRANPLGIYVNAISWSREMSQ, from the coding sequence ATGAGCATCTTCAAACGACCAGCAACTCATTACGGCAAGACGCCGGAACCCGAGACGCCTTATCAGCGCGCCGCGCAAGTGTGGGACGAGCGTATCGGCTCGGCCCGCGTGCAGGCGCGGAACTGGCGGCTCATGGCCTTCGGCTCGCTGATCCTCTCGGCCGGCTTCGCCTCTGCGCTGGTCTGGCAGTCCGCGCGTGGGACCGTGGTGCCTTGGGTCGTGCAGGTGGACAATCTCGGTCAGGCGCAGACCGTCGCGCCAGCCAATGCCGACTATCGCCCGACCGATCCGCAGATTGCTTTCCATCTCGGCCGCTTCATCGAACAGGTCCGCGCGATCCCGGCCGACGCGATCATCGTCCGCCAGAACTGGCTTCGCGCCTATGAATGGACCACGGATCGCGGCGCGGCGGCATTGAACGATTACGCCCGCGCCAATGACCCTTTCACCAAGGTCGGCCGCCAACAGGTCGCCGTCGAGGTGTCCAGCGTCATCCGGGCCTCGCCCAACAGCTTCCGCGTCGCGTGGACGGAAAGGCATTTCGAGAACGGCCAGCTTTCCACCACGGAACGATGGACGGCCATCCTCACTATCGTCATCCAGCCGCCGCGCGACGCCGAGCGCCTGCGCGCCAATCCGCTGGGAATCTACGTCAATGCAATTTCGTGGTCGCGGGAGATGAGCCAATGA
- the trbL gene encoding P-type conjugative transfer protein TrbL: MGNTGVIDNFLGVFTRYIDSGFGLLSGEVAFIATTLIVIDVTLAALFWAWGADDDIIARLVKKTLFVGVFAYIIGNWNNLARIVFESFAGLGLMASGTGFSVTGLTRPGRVAQTGLDAGRPLLDSISDLMGWIAFFENFIQIACLLFAWALVVLAFFILAIQLFVTLIEFKLTTLAGFVLIPFGLFGKTAFMAEKVLGNVVSSGIKVLVLAVIIGIGSTLFSQFTAGFGGATPTIDDAMAIVLAALSLLGLGIFGPGIANGIVSGGPQLGAGAAVGTGLAVAGAAVAAGGGAMLAAKGGAAALSGGAAAVRGGAATAGAATAAYSVGSLGQSGAAGVASGLGGVGRAAGSAAISPLKRAAARASESVKSSFSEGSKAGFGASGGSSTMGTVGGSDAAPASPAPSAGPPAWAQRMQRSQALNHGTTMAAHAVRSGDSHGSGSSINLSESDRS, translated from the coding sequence ATGGGAAACACGGGCGTCATCGACAATTTCCTCGGCGTATTCACGCGCTACATCGACAGCGGGTTCGGGCTGTTGTCTGGCGAAGTCGCCTTCATCGCTACCACCCTGATCGTCATCGACGTGACGCTTGCCGCGCTCTTTTGGGCATGGGGCGCAGATGACGACATCATCGCTCGGCTGGTGAAGAAGACCCTTTTCGTGGGCGTCTTCGCCTACATCATCGGCAATTGGAACAACCTCGCCCGGATCGTCTTCGAGAGCTTCGCCGGCCTCGGTCTCATGGCGTCGGGCACCGGCTTTTCTGTCACCGGTCTGACGCGGCCGGGCCGCGTAGCGCAGACCGGCCTCGACGCCGGCCGCCCGCTGCTCGACTCCATTTCCGACCTGATGGGCTGGATCGCCTTCTTCGAGAACTTCATCCAGATCGCGTGCCTGCTGTTCGCATGGGCGCTCGTGGTGTTGGCCTTCTTCATCCTCGCCATCCAGCTTTTCGTGACCCTCATCGAGTTCAAGCTGACCACGCTTGCCGGCTTCGTCCTCATCCCCTTCGGCCTGTTCGGCAAGACCGCCTTCATGGCCGAGAAGGTCTTGGGCAACGTGGTGTCCTCCGGCATCAAGGTTCTGGTGCTCGCCGTCATCATCGGTATCGGCAGCACCTTGTTTTCGCAATTCACGGCCGGTTTCGGCGGGGCGACCCCGACCATCGACGACGCCATGGCGATTGTGCTGGCAGCTCTGTCGCTGCTCGGCCTCGGCATCTTCGGCCCCGGCATAGCAAACGGCATCGTTTCGGGCGGCCCGCAGCTCGGCGCGGGTGCTGCCGTGGGAACCGGGCTTGCGGTCGCAGGTGCAGCCGTCGCCGCTGGCGGCGGGGCCATGCTCGCCGCCAAAGGTGGTGCCGCTGCCCTGTCCGGCGGGGCCGCGGCCGTCCGCGGCGGCGCGGCCACCGCGGGCGCGGCGACCGCCGCCTATAGCGTCGGATCGCTTGGCCAGTCCGGCGCGGCAGGCGTCGCCTCCGGTCTCGGCGGCGTCGGCCGCGCAGCAGGTTCGGCCGCCATCTCACCCCTCAAACGCGCCGCCGCGCGGGCCAGCGAATCCGTCAAATCCAGCTTCTCCGAAGGTTCGAAGGCCGGATTCGGCGCAAGCGGCGGCAGCTCCACCATGGGAACGGTCGGCGGGAGCGATGCTGCGCCCGCATCGCCGGCACCATCCGCCGGTCCTCCGGCCTGGGCGCAGCGCATGCAGCGTTCGCAAGCCCTCAACCACGGCACGACCATGGCCGCCCATGCGGTGCGCTCCGGCGACAGCCACGGCTCCGGTTCCTCCATCAATCTTTCCGAAAGTGACCGCTCATGA
- the trbK-alt gene encoding putative entry exclusion protein TrbK-alt, which translates to MDGKMLVRLGAVVFVAIALTVTAIDMTRKDEPSASRPASALQPPADPLRETLRRCQQLGEAAASDTDCLAAWAESRDRFLGRDRSEAR; encoded by the coding sequence ATGGACGGCAAGATGCTGGTCCGGCTCGGGGCCGTGGTGTTCGTTGCGATTGCCTTGACAGTGACCGCAATCGACATGACGCGGAAGGACGAGCCTTCCGCGTCACGGCCGGCATCGGCCCTCCAGCCCCCGGCCGATCCCCTGCGCGAAACCCTGCGCCGTTGCCAGCAACTCGGCGAGGCGGCGGCGAGCGACACCGACTGCCTCGCCGCATGGGCTGAATCCCGCGACCGCTTCCTCGGCCGTGACCGCAGCGAGGCGCGCTGA
- the trbJ gene encoding P-type conjugative transfer protein TrbJ — protein MTYPKFVGASALALALAVPVALSPMLASPAHAQFGFGRIVYDPSNYAQNLLTAARTLEQINNQITSLQNEAQMLINQARNLASLPYSSLQQLQQNVSRTQQLLSQAQNIAFEVGQIDQAFQQQYGNVSLSTTDAQLVADARSRWENTVGGLQDAMRVQAGAVGNIDSNRAEMAALVGQSQGATGALQATQAGNQLLALQSQQLSDLIAVISANGRADALTEAERATAAEQGRIQRERFLTPGSGYQPGNAQMFNNGNN, from the coding sequence ATGACCTATCCCAAGTTTGTCGGGGCTTCGGCCCTCGCGCTGGCGCTCGCAGTGCCCGTCGCGCTGTCGCCCATGCTGGCAAGCCCGGCCCATGCGCAATTCGGTTTCGGCCGGATCGTCTATGACCCGAGCAACTACGCGCAAAACCTGCTCACGGCAGCGCGCACGCTGGAGCAGATCAACAACCAGATCACCAGCCTCCAGAACGAGGCGCAGATGCTCATCAATCAGGCCCGCAATCTGGCGAGCCTGCCGTATTCGTCGCTCCAGCAGCTCCAGCAGAACGTGAGCCGGACGCAGCAGCTTCTTAGCCAAGCGCAGAACATCGCGTTCGAGGTCGGGCAGATCGACCAAGCGTTTCAACAGCAATACGGCAACGTCTCGCTTTCGACGACCGACGCCCAGCTTGTCGCCGATGCGCGCAGCCGGTGGGAGAACACGGTCGGCGGCTTGCAGGACGCAATGCGCGTGCAGGCGGGTGCGGTCGGCAACATCGACAGCAACCGCGCCGAGATGGCCGCGCTTGTCGGCCAGAGCCAAGGCGCGACCGGCGCGCTGCAAGCCACGCAGGCCGGCAACCAGCTTCTCGCGCTCCAGTCACAGCAGCTTTCCGATCTGATCGCGGTCATCTCGGCGAACGGCCGCGCCGACGCGCTGACCGAAGCCGAGCGCGCGACCGCCGCCGAACAGGGCCGCATCCAGCGCGAGCGTTTCCTGACGCCCGGCAGCGGCTATCAGCCGGGTAACGCGCAGATGTTCAACAACGGCAACAACTGA
- the trbE gene encoding conjugal transfer protein TrbE — MMNLSEYRRTAARLADYLPWAALLGSGVVLNKDGSFQRTAKFRGPDLDSAVAAELVAVAGRINNAVRRLGSGWSIFVEAQRSEAATYPDSTFPDAASALVDAERKAGFEEAGTHFVSGYFLTFLWLPPAEEAARAETWLYEGREKTGVDPWELLRGFIDRTDRVLALLDGFMPECRWMDDGATLTYLHSTISTNRHRVRVPEVPMHLDALLADQPLTGGLEPRLGTKHLRVLTIVGFPTATTPGLLDEMNRLPFPYRWSTRAILLDKTDATRLLTRIRRQWFAKRKSIAAILKEVMTNEASALVDTDAANKALDADMALQELGADVAGMAYVTATVTVWDADPRLADEKLRLVEKIVQGRDFTAMPESVNAVDAWLGSLPGHAYANVRQPPISTLNLAHMIPLSAVWAGPERDEHFGAPPLLFGKTEGSTPFRLSLHVGDVGHTLVVGPTGAGKSVLLALMALQFRRYAGSQVFAFDFGGSIRAAALAMGGDWHDLGGGLTEGAEASVSLQPLARIHDTYERAWAADWIAAILMREGIAITPEVKEYLWTALTSLASAPVEERTITGLAVLLQSNDLKQALRPFCVGGAYGRLLDAEAEHLGSADVQAFEIEGLVGTGAAPAVLSYLFHRIGDRLDGRPTLLIIDEGWLALDDEGFAGQLREWLKTLRKKNASVIFATQSLSDIDGSNIAPAIIESCPTRLLLPNERAIEPQITEIYRRFGLNDRQIEILARATPKRDYYCQSRRGNRLFELGLSEIGLALCAASAKSDQTLIAQIVAEHGRDGFLAAWLRARGVEWAAELIPNLTNLADRPESAAPARLDTHPTQEILP, encoded by the coding sequence ATGATGAACCTTTCCGAATATCGCCGCACCGCCGCCCGGCTCGCCGACTATTTGCCATGGGCCGCATTGCTCGGCTCCGGCGTCGTCTTGAACAAGGACGGCAGTTTTCAGAGGACCGCGAAGTTTCGCGGTCCCGATCTGGATTCCGCCGTCGCGGCCGAGCTGGTCGCCGTCGCCGGCCGCATCAATAACGCCGTGCGCCGCCTCGGCTCCGGCTGGAGCATCTTTGTTGAGGCGCAGCGCAGCGAGGCCGCGACCTATCCCGACAGCACCTTTCCCGATGCGGCATCGGCGCTGGTCGATGCCGAGCGCAAAGCCGGGTTCGAGGAAGCAGGCACGCATTTCGTGTCGGGCTATTTCCTGACCTTCCTCTGGCTGCCCCCGGCCGAGGAAGCCGCCCGCGCCGAAACATGGCTCTACGAGGGCCGCGAGAAAACCGGCGTGGACCCGTGGGAGCTGCTGCGCGGCTTCATCGACCGCACCGACCGCGTGCTGGCTTTGCTCGACGGCTTCATGCCCGAGTGCCGTTGGATGGATGATGGCGCGACGCTGACCTATCTCCACTCCACCATCTCGACCAACCGGCATCGCGTGCGCGTGCCCGAGGTGCCCATGCACCTCGATGCGCTGCTCGCCGACCAGCCCTTGACCGGCGGGCTGGAGCCGCGCCTTGGGACCAAGCATCTGCGCGTGCTGACCATCGTGGGATTCCCGACCGCGACGACGCCGGGCCTGCTCGACGAAATGAACCGCCTGCCGTTCCCCTACAGGTGGAGCACGCGCGCGATCCTGCTCGACAAGACCGACGCGACGCGGCTGCTGACCCGCATCCGCCGCCAATGGTTTGCGAAGCGCAAGAGCATCGCCGCGATCTTGAAAGAGGTGATGACCAACGAGGCGTCCGCGCTGGTGGACACCGACGCGGCCAACAAGGCGCTCGACGCCGACATGGCCTTGCAGGAACTCGGCGCGGACGTGGCGGGCATGGCCTATGTCACGGCCACCGTCACCGTATGGGATGCCGACCCGCGCCTAGCCGACGAGAAGCTGCGCCTGGTCGAGAAGATCGTTCAGGGGCGCGACTTCACCGCCATGCCCGAGAGCGTCAACGCGGTTGACGCATGGCTCGGCAGCCTGCCCGGACACGCCTACGCCAATGTCCGCCAGCCGCCCATCAGCACATTGAATCTCGCCCACATGATCCCGCTGTCGGCGGTGTGGGCGGGGCCGGAACGGGACGAGCATTTCGGTGCGCCCCCTCTGCTCTTTGGAAAGACCGAAGGCTCAACCCCGTTCCGGTTGTCTTTGCATGTCGGCGACGTAGGGCACACCCTTGTCGTCGGCCCCACGGGCGCGGGCAAGAGCGTGCTGCTCGCCCTTATGGCCTTGCAGTTCCGGCGCTACGCCGGATCGCAGGTCTTCGCCTTCGACTTCGGCGGCAGCATCCGCGCCGCCGCGCTCGCCATGGGCGGCGACTGGCACGACCTTGGTGGCGGGCTGACAGAAGGGGCCGAGGCGTCCGTCTCGCTCCAGCCGCTCGCCCGCATCCACGACACCTATGAACGCGCATGGGCGGCGGACTGGATCGCCGCCATCCTCATGCGGGAAGGCATCGCCATCACGCCCGAGGTCAAAGAGTATCTTTGGACGGCGCTGACTTCGCTGGCCTCGGCCCCGGTCGAGGAACGCACCATCACCGGCCTTGCGGTGCTGCTGCAATCCAACGATCTGAAACAGGCGCTCCGGCCGTTCTGCGTCGGCGGTGCCTATGGCCGGCTGCTCGACGCCGAAGCCGAACATCTCGGCTCGGCGGATGTGCAGGCGTTCGAGATCGAGGGCCTTGTCGGGACTGGAGCGGCCCCGGCCGTGCTGTCCTACCTGTTCCACCGCATCGGCGACCGGCTCGACGGGCGGCCGACGCTTCTCATCATAGATGAAGGCTGGCTTGCGCTGGACGACGAGGGTTTCGCCGGCCAGCTCCGCGAATGGCTGAAAACGCTCCGCAAAAAGAACGCCAGCGTCATCTTCGCCACGCAAAGCCTGTCCGACATTGACGGCAGCAACATCGCGCCCGCGATCATCGAGAGCTGCCCGACGCGGCTTCTGCTGCCGAACGAGCGCGCCATCGAGCCGCAGATTACCGAGATTTACCGGCGTTTCGGGTTGAATGACCGGCAGATCGAAATCCTCGCACGGGCCACGCCCAAGCGCGACTACTACTGCCAGTCGAGGCGCGGCAATCGCCTGTTCGAGCTTGGCCTGTCCGAAATCGGCCTCGCGCTCTGCGCCGCATCCGCCAAATCCGACCAGACGCTCATTGCACAGATCGTCGCCGAACACGGCCGCGACGGCTTCCTCGCCGCATGGCTACGCGCGCGCGGCGTCGAGTGGGCGGCCGAGCTGATCCCCAACCTCACCAATCTTGCCGACCGGCCGGAATCCGCCGCGCCGGCCCGGCTCGATACCCACCCCACACAGGAGATTCTTCCATGA
- a CDS encoding VirB3 family type IV secretion system protein produces the protein MAGGLELLDAVPGFTVPVHRALTEHILLGGAPRSIAIMNGTLAGAVGLGLRLWLVGIAIWAIGHFAAVWAAKRDPQFVEVGRRHLRVPGHLAV, from the coding sequence ATGGCGGGCGGCCTCGAACTGCTCGACGCGGTGCCGGGCTTCACGGTCCCGGTCCACCGGGCGCTGACCGAGCATATTTTGCTCGGCGGCGCACCGCGCTCCATCGCCATCATGAACGGAACGCTGGCCGGAGCCGTGGGCCTCGGTTTGCGCCTCTGGCTGGTCGGCATCGCCATTTGGGCAATCGGCCATTTCGCAGCCGTATGGGCGGCGAAGCGCGATCCCCAATTCGTCGAGGTCGGGCGTAGGCATCTGCGCGTCCCCGGCCATCTGGCGGTGTGA
- a CDS encoding TrbC/VirB2 family protein, which produces MIRTLTRGYRFATTAASALAISLMLAPAAHASGSSMPWEQPLQQILQSIEGPVAKIIAVIIIIVTGLTLAFGDTSGGFRRLIQIVFGLSIAFAASSFFLSFFSFGGGALV; this is translated from the coding sequence ATGATCCGCACCCTTACGCGCGGCTATCGCTTCGCCACGACCGCCGCATCTGCCCTTGCCATCAGCCTCATGCTTGCCCCGGCCGCCCATGCGTCCGGTTCGTCGATGCCATGGGAACAGCCCTTGCAGCAAATCCTCCAGTCCATCGAGGGGCCGGTCGCCAAGATCATCGCCGTCATCATCATCATCGTGACGGGCCTGACCCTCGCGTTCGGCGATACCAGCGGCGGCTTCCGTCGCCTGATCCAGATCGTTTTCGGCCTGTCCATCGCGTTCGCCGCATCGAGCTTCTTCCTGTCTTTCTTCTCGTTCGGCGGCGGGGCGCTCGTTTGA